In the Corynebacterium kroppenstedtii genome, one interval contains:
- the serA gene encoding phosphoglycerate dehydrogenase produces MNHNCLPVVLIADKLAQSTIEALGDGVEVRWVDGPNRAELLAAVPEADALLVRSATTVDQEVLDAAKELKIIGRAGVGLDNVDIEGATQRGVMVVNAPTSNIHSACEHAITLLLAAARQIPQADQSLRQGEWKRSSFKGVEVYGKTVGIVGFGHIGQLFAQRLAAFDVERIVAYDPYANPARAAQLGVELIDLEELMAVSDFVTIHLPKTKETAGMFNDALLEKAKKGQIIVNAARGGLIDEEALARAIDSGHIRGAGVDVYATEPCTDSPLFDRPEVVVTPHLGASTVEAQDRAGTDVAKSVLLALAGEFVPDAVNVSGGAIGEEVSLWLNLTRKLAVLASAIQHGATTSVEVIARGELSSENVDALGLAALRGVFAGTVDEKVTFVNVPAIAEDRGVQLAVTTAAESVLHRSVVEVRLVTNTGDTVSVVGALTGLDGVEKIVRINDRGLDLRAEGLNVFLHYKDRPGALGAVGSQLGERGINVEAAALSQDKAGTGATLVLRVDKSVPDDVMESMKASLDAEYAIALDFD; encoded by the coding sequence GTGAATCACAACTGCTTACCTGTGGTTCTTATCGCTGACAAGCTTGCTCAATCAACAATCGAGGCGCTAGGGGATGGCGTTGAGGTCCGGTGGGTAGATGGGCCTAACCGTGCTGAGCTCCTGGCTGCCGTCCCAGAGGCAGATGCGCTCCTAGTACGTTCCGCCACCACGGTGGATCAAGAAGTTCTCGACGCCGCCAAAGAGCTGAAAATCATTGGCCGAGCGGGTGTCGGATTGGACAATGTTGACATTGAGGGCGCAACGCAGCGTGGAGTGATGGTGGTCAATGCGCCCACGTCGAATATCCACTCAGCCTGCGAACATGCGATCACCTTGCTGCTCGCGGCCGCTCGCCAGATCCCCCAGGCTGATCAATCGCTGCGGCAAGGCGAGTGGAAACGGTCGTCTTTCAAAGGTGTCGAGGTCTACGGCAAGACCGTGGGTATCGTCGGCTTTGGCCACATAGGACAGCTCTTTGCTCAGCGTCTCGCTGCCTTCGATGTTGAACGTATTGTTGCTTATGACCCCTACGCGAACCCTGCTCGTGCCGCACAGTTGGGGGTTGAACTCATTGACCTCGAGGAGCTGATGGCGGTGTCTGATTTCGTCACCATCCACCTCCCCAAGACCAAGGAGACGGCGGGCATGTTCAATGACGCTCTCCTTGAGAAGGCGAAGAAGGGGCAGATTATCGTTAATGCTGCTCGCGGTGGTCTTATCGACGAAGAAGCACTGGCTCGTGCGATCGATTCCGGCCACATTCGTGGCGCGGGTGTGGATGTGTACGCCACGGAACCGTGCACGGATTCTCCGCTGTTCGACCGGCCCGAAGTCGTGGTGACACCTCACCTAGGCGCGTCGACGGTGGAGGCGCAGGATCGCGCTGGGACAGATGTAGCGAAATCCGTCTTGCTTGCCCTCGCGGGAGAATTTGTCCCCGACGCGGTGAACGTGTCCGGCGGGGCTATTGGCGAAGAGGTTTCTCTGTGGCTGAACCTGACGCGGAAACTGGCTGTGCTGGCGTCGGCAATTCAGCATGGTGCGACGACGTCGGTGGAAGTTATTGCGCGGGGTGAGCTGTCATCGGAAAACGTCGACGCCTTGGGCCTTGCAGCGTTGCGGGGCGTGTTCGCGGGCACGGTGGATGAAAAGGTGACATTTGTTAATGTCCCGGCTATTGCTGAGGATCGCGGGGTCCAACTCGCTGTGACGACGGCTGCCGAATCGGTGTTGCACCGCTCTGTTGTAGAGGTTCGGCTGGTGACGAACACAGGCGACACCGTGTCGGTGGTGGGCGCCTTGACCGGCTTGGATGGTGTGGAAAAGATTGTCCGGATCAATGATCGAGGGTTGGATCTGCGCGCGGAAGGTCTGAACGTGTTCCTGCACTACAAGGACCGCCCGGGCGCCTTGGGTGCCGTCGGATCCCAGCTGGGTGAGCGTGGGATTAACGTTGAGGCTGCGGCATTGTCCCAGGATAAGGCCGGAACTGGTGCCACCTTGGTTCTCAGGGTGGATAAGTCGGTTCCTGACGATGTGATGGAATCGATGAAGGCATCTTTGGATGCCGAGTACGCTATTGCGCTCGATTTTGATTAA
- a CDS encoding GTP-binding protein, with amino-acid sequence MADFRPTPVTVLSGFLGSGKTTLLNHLLANRAGRKIAVIVNDFSEVNIDAALIAGEGHLERGSDRMVELSNGCICCTLREDLIESVASLAASQKFDHIVIESTGISEPMPVAATFEWEFSDGVHLGGIAPIDTMVTLVDATTFLPQMHKRGRLSDRGLEAAPDDDRTVAELLVDQVEFADMIFVTKCDLVRDELAQATEDAVHAMNPRARIRRVVNGAIPMEAVLDAHLYDVEESAAAPGYLDELANPHTPETEEYGISSVVFRSQRPFDQRRLIAAVKSMRGLVRSKGHCWIADRPELIQMWSQAGPNLTISPAALWSQASEAPSSEIVLIGVNFDGADALARLQAATLNDDESRALLKRMAGASAIG; translated from the coding sequence ATGGCCGACTTTCGGCCGACACCGGTGACGGTTTTGTCGGGGTTCCTCGGTTCGGGGAAAACCACGCTCCTCAACCACTTGTTGGCCAACCGCGCTGGCCGCAAAATCGCGGTGATCGTCAACGACTTTTCGGAAGTGAATATTGACGCAGCGCTCATCGCGGGTGAGGGGCATCTTGAGCGCGGAAGTGACCGTATGGTCGAGCTCTCCAATGGCTGCATTTGTTGCACGCTGCGGGAGGACCTCATTGAATCGGTGGCGTCGCTCGCGGCGAGCCAAAAGTTCGACCACATCGTTATCGAATCAACGGGCATCTCAGAGCCGATGCCTGTCGCCGCAACTTTCGAGTGGGAATTTTCCGACGGGGTACATCTTGGTGGCATCGCTCCGATCGACACGATGGTCACATTGGTCGATGCGACGACGTTCCTGCCTCAGATGCACAAACGGGGACGACTATCTGATCGAGGTTTGGAGGCTGCTCCCGATGATGACCGCACGGTTGCCGAGCTCCTTGTCGACCAAGTCGAGTTTGCCGACATGATCTTTGTGACGAAATGCGACCTGGTTCGTGATGAACTCGCCCAGGCAACTGAAGACGCAGTTCACGCCATGAACCCACGTGCCCGCATACGTCGCGTCGTCAATGGCGCGATTCCGATGGAAGCCGTGCTCGATGCGCATCTTTATGACGTTGAGGAGTCGGCTGCAGCTCCCGGGTACCTTGATGAGCTCGCGAATCCGCATACTCCGGAAACCGAAGAGTACGGGATTTCCTCGGTGGTCTTTCGGTCCCAACGGCCATTTGACCAGCGCCGTCTCATTGCAGCCGTGAAATCAATGCGCGGTTTGGTTCGGTCAAAAGGGCATTGTTGGATCGCTGACCGCCCGGAGCTCATTCAGATGTGGTCCCAGGCCGGCCCGAACTTAACGATCTCACCTGCAGCGTTGTGGTCGCAGGCATCGGAGGCTCCGTCGTCGGAAATTGTCCTTATTGGTGTGAACTTTGATGGTGCCGACGCTCTGGCTCGGCTCCAGGCAGCAACACTAAATGACGACGAATCCCGCGCGCTGCTTAAACGTATGGCTGGAGCGTCGGCGATCGGTTAG
- a CDS encoding 3-isopropylmalate dehydrogenase, whose protein sequence is MKLAVIPGDGIGTEVTAEALKVMRAALAGSGESIETTEYDLGARRYLRNGELLTDDDLASLREHDAILLGAVGDPRTVPSGVLERGLLLKMRFALDHHVNLRPSVLYPGVASPLSNPGKVDFIVVREGTEGLYAGNGGSIRVDTPHEVANETSVNTRYGVERVVRYAFDRAQERRKKLTLVHKTNVLVYAGGLWQHTVDQVAREYPDVAVDYCHIDAATIYMVTDPSRFDVIVTDNLFGDIITDLAGAVTGGIGLAASGNIDATGTNPSMFEPVHGSAPDIAGKGIADPTAAILSGALLFRHLGKTDEADAIEAAVRNDVASRDGSTRTEEVGTRIADSLQS, encoded by the coding sequence ATGAAACTGGCGGTTATCCCTGGCGACGGGATCGGCACAGAAGTAACGGCGGAAGCGCTCAAAGTGATGCGAGCTGCGTTGGCGGGGAGCGGCGAGTCCATTGAGACCACGGAATACGACCTCGGCGCCCGCCGGTACCTTCGCAACGGGGAGCTTCTTACTGATGACGATCTCGCCTCCTTGCGCGAGCATGATGCGATTCTGCTCGGGGCCGTTGGTGATCCCAGGACAGTTCCATCGGGGGTACTGGAGCGTGGCCTTCTGCTGAAGATGCGATTCGCCCTCGATCACCATGTCAATCTACGCCCATCAGTCCTGTATCCGGGGGTAGCCTCGCCACTGTCGAATCCGGGGAAGGTTGACTTTATCGTCGTCCGTGAGGGCACCGAGGGACTCTATGCCGGAAACGGCGGTTCGATTCGGGTCGATACGCCTCACGAGGTTGCCAACGAAACAAGTGTGAACACTCGGTACGGGGTCGAACGTGTTGTCCGCTACGCCTTTGACCGCGCGCAAGAGCGACGCAAGAAGTTAACGCTGGTGCACAAAACCAATGTCCTCGTGTATGCAGGTGGACTGTGGCAGCACACCGTTGACCAGGTTGCCCGGGAGTATCCAGACGTTGCCGTGGATTATTGCCACATCGACGCGGCGACAATATATATGGTCACCGATCCGTCGCGCTTCGACGTCATCGTGACAGATAATCTTTTCGGCGACATTATCACCGACTTAGCTGGAGCTGTCACCGGTGGCATCGGCTTGGCTGCATCGGGCAATATCGACGCGACCGGCACGAATCCATCCATGTTTGAGCCCGTGCATGGCTCTGCTCCTGATATTGCCGGTAAGGGAATCGCGGATCCGACGGCTGCGATTTTGTCGGGTGCGTTGCTATTCCGTCACTTGGGCAAGACCGACGAAGCCGATGCCATTGAGGCCGCGGTCCGCAATGATGTTGCCTCGAGGGACGGCAGCACTCGCACCGAGGAAGTTGGAACCCGGATTGCGGACAGTCTCCAGAGCTAG
- a CDS encoding GNAT family N-acetyltransferase, with the protein MDEQAISDAVRAVSRVDDVFADPAGPEVFPWIGVPKYSNVAFHLSTMASLGTGDPSTSEWTLSLAIRHHGEFIGVIDLRRRWISRSTYPEVEAFPVLLRDLGFKIGDGYVETGSYILRPFQGHGFGTQARRAALTVAFAYCDCDIAVSESWPMNAASQAVSLSCGYTFLGSNDGGSSGVGNEKVRMYCTPEMFDCGSTSVHVDGWTPELSSMLGIQPREG; encoded by the coding sequence ATGGATGAGCAGGCAATATCCGACGCTGTTCGCGCGGTGTCACGAGTGGATGATGTGTTCGCTGATCCCGCCGGCCCTGAGGTATTTCCATGGATCGGTGTGCCGAAGTATTCCAATGTCGCGTTTCATCTCAGCACAATGGCAAGTCTCGGCACCGGAGACCCATCCACATCTGAGTGGACCTTATCCTTAGCTATCCGGCATCACGGCGAGTTTATTGGTGTTATCGATCTCCGTCGTCGTTGGATTTCCCGCTCCACGTACCCAGAGGTGGAGGCTTTCCCTGTTTTACTTCGTGATCTCGGCTTCAAGATTGGTGATGGCTACGTCGAAACTGGGTCGTATATCTTGAGGCCCTTTCAGGGGCACGGCTTTGGAACTCAGGCTCGACGGGCAGCATTAACTGTGGCATTTGCGTATTGCGATTGTGACATCGCGGTATCTGAAAGCTGGCCGATGAATGCTGCGTCCCAAGCGGTATCGCTGTCGTGTGGTTATACCTTCCTTGGGAGTAACGACGGCGGCAGTAGCGGTGTCGGCAATGAAAAGGTGCGAATGTATTGCACCCCAGAAATGTTCGACTGTGGGTCTACCTCGGTGCACGTCGACGGGTGGACACCGGAATTGTCTTCCATGCTTGGGATACAGCCGAGAGAAGGCTAG
- a CDS encoding MFS transporter — translation MPRSRPLSPDYIASEESPSIAARMDRLPVLRSHKLITIVIGLGVFFDQYENFLAPIMSTVLKKHFDLGGTQLSLVLASAFLGQFVGALWMGRLADRIGRQHTFIINLLVYSLASIVCGLAPHASVLVLARFVAGIGIGGEYALADSYLADILPSTVRGRYIVWAYTVSFFGVPLSGFLARWLVPLEPLGVDGWRWMFIIGGVGGLIVWAIRSFLPESPVWLEAHGRTDEAEKIARRFEDEARKEGHTLAEPDTRVRPVHQKNVQFSEVFAPAVRKRTLVVSIMSVLQVFGYYGFGTIATLALAAKGFDVIDSIAYTAVTYIGYPVGSLLMVPLVDRFERKHLIVATAIMMGVFGLVFGFSPTPAIVMIAGGLFTASSNMFSGVYHTYLAENFPTRIRGTAAGFAYSLSKISAGVMPFILLPILHSAGPGTVFTVVAIAMVIMMIDIGLFGVRTTGRNADIDDHL, via the coding sequence ATGCCTCGCTCCCGACCCTTATCTCCTGATTACATAGCCTCGGAAGAATCTCCTTCCATAGCTGCACGGATGGATCGGCTCCCCGTCCTTCGGTCACACAAATTGATCACCATTGTGATCGGATTGGGAGTCTTCTTCGACCAATACGAGAACTTCCTGGCACCCATCATGTCGACGGTGCTGAAGAAGCACTTCGACCTGGGCGGAACTCAGCTGTCGCTTGTTTTGGCGTCGGCATTCTTGGGACAATTTGTCGGCGCTCTATGGATGGGCCGGTTAGCAGACCGCATAGGGCGGCAGCACACCTTCATCATTAACTTATTGGTCTACTCTCTCGCCTCTATTGTGTGTGGTCTCGCACCGCACGCCTCTGTTCTGGTCCTCGCACGATTTGTCGCAGGTATAGGCATCGGCGGGGAATACGCGCTCGCAGATTCGTACCTTGCTGATATCCTTCCGTCCACAGTGCGCGGCCGCTACATTGTCTGGGCTTATACGGTGAGCTTCTTCGGGGTGCCTCTGTCTGGGTTCCTCGCCCGGTGGCTCGTTCCCCTCGAGCCTTTGGGTGTCGACGGTTGGCGCTGGATGTTCATCATCGGCGGTGTCGGTGGTTTAATCGTGTGGGCGATCCGCAGCTTCCTCCCCGAATCGCCGGTCTGGCTTGAGGCTCATGGCCGCACAGATGAAGCCGAAAAGATCGCGCGTCGTTTTGAGGATGAAGCACGAAAAGAGGGCCACACCCTCGCGGAACCGGACACCCGCGTGCGACCTGTCCACCAGAAGAATGTGCAGTTCTCGGAAGTGTTCGCCCCCGCGGTGAGGAAACGGACGCTCGTTGTCTCCATCATGAGTGTTCTTCAGGTATTCGGGTACTACGGTTTTGGCACCATCGCGACCCTCGCTCTGGCAGCAAAAGGTTTCGATGTTATCGATTCCATTGCATATACCGCAGTGACCTACATCGGTTATCCGGTCGGTTCGTTACTGATGGTGCCGCTGGTTGACCGATTCGAGCGCAAACACCTCATTGTTGCCACTGCCATCATGATGGGGGTGTTCGGTCTCGTCTTCGGATTCTCACCTACACCCGCCATTGTCATGATTGCCGGTGGATTGTTTACAGCGTCAAGCAACATGTTCTCCGGTGTCTACCACACCTATCTGGCGGAAAACTTCCCCACTCGTATTCGGGGTACGGCTGCTGGTTTCGCCTACTCCCTATCAAAAATCTCGGCGGGCGTCATGCCTTTCATCTTGCTGCCCATTCTTCATAGCGCCGGCCCCGGAACAGTATTCACTGTCGTAGCCATCGCAATGGTGATCATGATGATCGACATCGGCCTTTTCGGAGTGCGCACGACGGGACGAAACGCCGACATCGACGACCATCTATGA
- a CDS encoding DUF294 nucleotidyltransferase-like domain-containing protein: MTVEVSEITDFLAHTPPFDSITDDHRARVARNATMLYVKAGEQADATSDTSHGHVRGTSPDDAMTGVRIVRSGAIDCIGERDQLVDRFGPGEIYPRRVSDKPTQHYSYSAHEDSLLIEIPVEVIESLQSYPEVTTFFGTVTTRRRSSANELREASGTGGVADIDALRGTVGEVAVKPVIVSPDSTIRDTATKMSERNLSSAIVVKAADEGQRPRRIVGIVTDATLRSEVLAKGADPFGPVERIMSPKPMVTYASMPLFEGMLQLTEARVNHLPVIDDDDVVGVLTTGAVMRQLQGDPIFAAAQFREARTDQLSECFNAVIDVAVRFIDRGATPHEATRLLTLGTDEMMKRVIELVQEEIGPAPVPFCLVVMGSLGRSEMVLSSDQDHAIILSDEYNPDKHGFYFKQLGEKFSSLVHQAGLPVCPGDMMASNSRWRLTASAWEKEFSRWTDDLGPKALMKAQTFFDMRPVVGDSELCDDVRSAALMTARRDRRFLNALVKIARHREPPLGFFRGFVLDRSGNYANTLDIKRGGLTAVVQLARLYAIQAWVDEVGTRDRLRAAARAGVISHRRVEDLVDAFDIFQLILLANQASQWRDGKETNARIDPDSLAHLERESLRDAFRLVRSELKSAESSTGL; encoded by the coding sequence ATGACGGTTGAAGTCTCAGAGATCACCGATTTCTTAGCGCACACCCCGCCCTTTGACAGCATTACCGACGATCATCGCGCCCGGGTCGCACGGAATGCAACGATGCTCTACGTCAAAGCAGGCGAACAAGCCGATGCCACTTCTGATACGTCACACGGTCACGTCCGTGGCACGTCACCTGACGACGCCATGACCGGAGTTCGCATCGTCAGATCTGGAGCAATCGACTGCATAGGTGAACGGGATCAACTGGTTGACCGCTTCGGTCCTGGCGAAATATATCCGCGCCGGGTATCGGATAAACCGACCCAGCACTATTCCTACTCGGCCCACGAAGATAGCTTGCTGATCGAAATTCCCGTCGAGGTTATCGAAAGCCTCCAGAGCTATCCCGAAGTCACCACGTTCTTTGGGACAGTGACGACGAGGCGCCGCAGCTCAGCCAACGAACTCCGGGAGGCGTCTGGCACAGGGGGAGTCGCCGATATTGACGCCCTCCGCGGAACCGTCGGCGAGGTTGCAGTGAAACCGGTCATTGTTTCGCCCGACAGCACGATCCGCGACACCGCGACCAAAATGAGCGAGCGGAATTTATCCAGTGCCATTGTTGTGAAGGCAGCCGATGAGGGTCAGCGTCCGAGGAGGATCGTCGGCATTGTGACAGATGCAACGCTGCGGTCCGAAGTGCTAGCGAAAGGAGCAGATCCGTTCGGCCCCGTGGAGCGCATCATGTCGCCCAAGCCAATGGTGACTTACGCAAGCATGCCGTTGTTCGAGGGCATGCTGCAGTTAACGGAAGCTCGTGTGAACCACCTTCCTGTTATCGACGATGACGATGTTGTCGGAGTCTTGACGACGGGCGCCGTCATGCGACAGCTCCAAGGCGATCCCATTTTTGCCGCTGCACAATTCCGTGAAGCACGAACAGACCAGCTTTCTGAGTGCTTTAACGCGGTGATCGATGTAGCGGTGCGGTTCATCGATCGCGGAGCCACCCCACACGAGGCCACGAGGCTTTTGACCTTGGGTACCGACGAAATGATGAAGCGTGTCATCGAGCTCGTGCAGGAGGAAATCGGGCCCGCTCCGGTACCTTTCTGCCTTGTTGTGATGGGGTCGCTAGGCCGCTCCGAAATGGTGCTCTCTAGCGACCAGGATCACGCCATCATTTTGTCCGATGAGTACAACCCCGATAAGCACGGTTTCTACTTCAAACAGTTGGGTGAAAAGTTCAGTAGCTTGGTGCATCAAGCCGGATTGCCCGTGTGCCCGGGTGACATGATGGCCTCCAATAGCAGGTGGCGTCTGACCGCGAGTGCCTGGGAAAAAGAATTTAGTAGATGGACTGATGATCTCGGTCCGAAGGCATTAATGAAGGCACAAACGTTCTTCGACATGCGTCCCGTAGTCGGAGATAGTGAACTGTGCGACGACGTCCGCTCCGCAGCTCTCATGACTGCGCGCCGGGACCGACGCTTCCTTAACGCGCTGGTGAAGATCGCGCGTCATCGCGAACCACCGCTGGGTTTCTTCCGTGGATTCGTCCTGGATCGCTCCGGCAACTACGCCAACACTCTTGATATCAAGAGGGGCGGGCTGACGGCTGTCGTTCAGCTCGCGCGGTTGTATGCGATTCAAGCGTGGGTTGATGAGGTCGGCACGCGTGATCGGTTGCGGGCTGCGGCGCGGGCTGGGGTCATTAGCCACCGTCGGGTCGAGGACCTCGTCGATGCGTTCGATATTTTCCAGCTCATTTTGTTGGCTAACCAGGCTTCACAGTGGCGGGATGGGAAGGAAACGAACGCCCGTATCGATCCCGATTCCTTGGCCCACTTGGAGCGGGAATCGCTCCGCGATGCGTTCCGGTTGGTTCGTTCTGAGCTCAAGTCGGCTGAATCGAGCACGGGCCTATGA
- a CDS encoding exonuclease domain-containing protein — MRFFRRRPRVSWEDYADRSREVCEQLREKDDPRNRSRRALAEALHHFYTTPAPALDTPLTELPLLAVDVETTGLNADRDRLLSVGMVAINGRAIPLSSADHWLVRYHEGDASVGQSATIHGITDSQLENGRSLLEILTDVVTAAAGRALLAHLALIEHDFISTACERAVGVPWSPLRVVDTMDLERRSAVSFGRRPGRGEVRLMNARYSRGLPSYHNHNALVDALACAELYLAQTAADHFGSELRSVIRKKGTTRW, encoded by the coding sequence ATGAGGTTTTTTCGACGACGACCACGGGTGTCGTGGGAAGACTATGCAGACCGCTCCCGCGAGGTGTGCGAACAGTTACGCGAGAAGGACGACCCGCGCAACCGCTCTCGCCGTGCTCTAGCGGAAGCGCTTCATCATTTCTACACGACGCCTGCGCCTGCCTTAGACACGCCGCTCACAGAACTACCTCTGCTGGCTGTGGATGTAGAAACCACTGGTTTGAATGCCGACCGTGACCGTCTGCTGTCGGTCGGGATGGTGGCCATCAACGGTCGTGCTATTCCTTTATCATCGGCGGACCATTGGCTCGTGCGCTATCACGAGGGAGACGCCTCAGTGGGACAGTCGGCGACTATCCATGGGATCACGGATTCGCAGCTGGAGAACGGCCGATCGTTATTGGAGATCCTGACCGATGTGGTCACTGCGGCCGCCGGGCGTGCTTTATTGGCGCATTTAGCGCTCATTGAGCATGACTTTATTTCCACAGCCTGTGAGCGTGCGGTCGGTGTGCCGTGGAGCCCCCTTCGTGTCGTCGACACTATGGATTTGGAGCGACGGTCGGCGGTGTCATTTGGACGTCGACCCGGCCGTGGTGAAGTCCGGTTGATGAATGCTCGCTATTCGCGTGGGTTGCCGAGCTATCACAATCACAATGCGTTGGTGGATGCTCTGGCATGTGCGGAGCTGTACTTGGCACAAACGGCGGCCGATCACTTCGGTTCGGAGCTGAGGAGTGTCATTCGGAAGAAGGGGACGACGCGGTGGTGA
- a CDS encoding fumarylacetoacetate hydrolase family protein, producing the protein MRIARIATVEGMTFCSVEGEGDDIVCRQIDGHPFGEPTLTGKEWPLADVRLLAPILAPKVVAVGRNYADHVAEVFKKGAEHLPPTIFLKPPTAITGPGSPIRIPDFATNVEFEGELAIVIGRPVKNVAAENWRDAVLGYTIVNDVSSRDLQFSDGQWARAKGLDTFCPMGPWIETNLDALDLEGLPIRAHLTHDGTTTVKQDSNSNQMIKSVPEIIEWVSQAFTLLPGDVISTGSPAGTAQMVPGDEIEIEIPGLGSLKNPVAKA; encoded by the coding sequence ATGCGAATAGCTCGAATCGCCACTGTTGAAGGTATGACATTTTGTTCCGTCGAGGGTGAGGGCGACGACATCGTCTGCCGCCAGATTGATGGCCACCCGTTTGGGGAACCAACATTAACAGGGAAGGAATGGCCCCTTGCGGACGTCCGGCTTTTGGCCCCGATTTTGGCGCCGAAAGTCGTTGCGGTAGGCCGGAACTACGCCGACCACGTGGCTGAAGTCTTTAAAAAGGGTGCGGAGCATCTCCCGCCCACGATTTTCTTGAAGCCTCCGACAGCGATTACGGGGCCGGGATCGCCGATTAGGATCCCGGACTTCGCGACGAATGTTGAATTCGAGGGTGAACTAGCCATCGTCATCGGCCGGCCGGTCAAGAATGTCGCCGCGGAAAATTGGCGTGACGCTGTGCTCGGCTACACCATCGTGAACGACGTTTCATCCCGTGACCTGCAGTTCTCAGATGGTCAGTGGGCGCGCGCCAAAGGACTCGATACGTTCTGCCCGATGGGCCCCTGGATCGAGACCAACCTCGATGCCCTGGACTTGGAGGGCCTGCCTATCCGTGCTCATCTGACTCACGACGGGACCACCACGGTGAAGCAGGATTCCAATTCGAATCAAATGATTAAGTCGGTTCCGGAGATTATTGAGTGGGTCTCCCAGGCGTTCACTCTTCTCCCCGGCGACGTTATTTCTACTGGTTCACCTGCGGGGACAGCGCAGATGGTCCCCGGTGACGAGATTGAGATTGAGATACCTGGATTGGGTTCGCTCAAGAATCCGGTTGCTAAGGCCTAG
- a CDS encoding isochorismate synthase — protein sequence MASASDNSSAPRPRNAPDFLLSRVDGSLRTQGADATFTSISDAQSALDNGKASYIVGALPFDPSHPAALISPRSVWRYTGPLEPPAYYRGKGAHAHIIAENPTLDEHAEIIDAVTRTIARTSVDKVVIARNVDLFFDDPIDPRLLATRLIDHAPNLDGFLADLSPAGAGYAGHWLVGSSPEMLIRRQGPVVSAYPLAGSLPRSSDPQEDEQRGQQLLHSTKNLDEHHYVVDHYRRVLGQLCHTVDIPSSPELMQTAEMWHLATPIRATINDDGPSALHLAEALYPTPALGGVPTDAAMEIIRTAEGDRRFYGGAVGWCHANGDGEFMVSIRCAELDKDLQHARAWAGGGIVEQSNSTEEVEETRGKMRTMLLAMGASEISRN from the coding sequence GTGGCTTCAGCATCCGACAACAGCTCCGCACCTCGTCCCCGAAATGCCCCTGACTTCCTTCTTTCACGCGTTGATGGGTCATTACGCACCCAGGGCGCAGATGCCACTTTCACCAGTATCAGCGATGCTCAAAGCGCATTAGACAACGGAAAAGCCTCGTACATCGTCGGCGCGCTGCCCTTTGATCCGTCACACCCGGCGGCGCTCATTAGCCCCCGCTCCGTGTGGCGATACACGGGCCCCCTGGAACCCCCCGCCTACTACAGGGGCAAAGGCGCCCACGCACACATCATCGCCGAAAACCCCACCCTCGACGAGCACGCGGAGATTATCGACGCCGTCACGCGAACGATCGCGCGGACCAGCGTCGATAAGGTAGTTATCGCCCGTAATGTTGATCTCTTTTTCGACGACCCCATCGACCCCCGACTGCTAGCCACCCGCCTCATAGACCACGCTCCGAATCTGGACGGTTTTCTTGCGGACCTCTCCCCCGCAGGGGCCGGATACGCAGGCCACTGGCTTGTTGGGTCTTCTCCCGAAATGCTGATCCGACGCCAAGGTCCTGTTGTGTCGGCGTATCCGCTGGCCGGCTCGCTCCCGCGGAGTAGCGATCCCCAGGAAGACGAACAGCGAGGCCAGCAATTACTACACAGCACAAAGAATCTGGACGAGCACCACTATGTTGTCGATCATTATCGACGGGTTCTCGGCCAGCTTTGCCACACGGTTGACATCCCGAGTTCACCAGAGCTCATGCAAACGGCCGAGATGTGGCACTTAGCGACGCCAATCCGGGCGACTATCAACGACGATGGGCCGAGCGCCCTGCACCTTGCGGAGGCCCTCTACCCCACCCCGGCCCTTGGTGGCGTTCCCACCGACGCCGCCATGGAAATTATCCGCACCGCCGAAGGAGACCGACGGTTCTACGGTGGAGCTGTCGGATGGTGTCATGCCAACGGCGACGGAGAGTTCATGGTCAGCATCCGGTGCGCTGAACTGGACAAAGATCTCCAACACGCCCGAGCCTGGGCCGGTGGTGGGATCGTCGAACAATCCAACTCCACTGAGGAAGTTGAGGAAACTCGCGGGAAGATGAGAACAATGCTTCTCGCGATGGGGGCTTCGGAAATCTCCCGCAACTAA